A window of the Phycisphaerae bacterium genome harbors these coding sequences:
- the rpsU gene encoding 30S ribosomal protein S21: MVKIRPRGNESIQQMLKRFKRLCQREGLTRDMKRHSYYEKPSERKRRQSRKMARKAERDDLPR; the protein is encoded by the coding sequence TTGGTAAAGATCAGACCCCGAGGCAACGAGTCGATCCAGCAGATGCTCAAGCGTTTCAAGCGCCTCTGTCAGCGCGAAGGCCTCACGCGCGACATGAAGCGCCACAGCTATTACGAAAAGCCCTCCGAGCGGAAGCGTCGTCAATCGCGAAAGATGGCCCGCAAGGCCGAACGCGACGATCTTCCCCGCTAG